The DNA segment TAGTGCACGCCACAATCTATGTGGAGCGTGAAAGCCAGAAAGGCATTGTCATCGGAAAGAAAGGGACGCGTCTGCGCAAAGTTGGCCAGCGTGCACGCCAGAGTATCAGCCAAGTACTGGGCACCCGGGTCTACCTTGATCTCCACGTCAAAGTACTAAAGGATTGGCAAACTGACCCCAAACAGCTGGGCAAGCTGGGCTTTTAACCATGCCCTCCTATCGGGACCAAGGGCTGGTGTTACGCCACTACAACCTGGGGGAAGCAGACCGCATCATTGTGCTCTTCACCCGCGGGCACGGCGTCGTACGATGTGTAGCCAAAGGTGTCCGTCGCTCGCGCTCCCGTTTTGGAGCGCGTCTGGAACCCTTCACCCTTAGTGATGTGCAGATTTACCCCGGGCGAAATCTCAGTACCATCACGGAAGCGGTGACGGTCGAAACATTTAATGCCCGCATTGTCGCCGACTACGGACGGTACACCGCCGCCGCTGCCATTCTGGAAGCTACTGAACGGTTGCTTGGTGAAGAGCAGCCTAACCAACGACTCTTCGATCTCACCGTGGGAGTCCTGGGAGCCTTGGCAGAAGGCCAGCGGGCACCCCAGCAGATGGTCGACACCTACCTGCTACGGGCCATGGCGGAGGCAGGGTGGGCACCCGAATTGGAGAAATGCGCCGTCTGCGGCGTAGAAGGATCGCACCAAGCTTTCCACCCTGCGGCAGGGGGAGTGGTCTGTGCCCAGCATCGTCCCCCCGGCAGTGCGACCCCCATGTCCGGGGTGCTCGACTACCTACGGGCGTTACGGGATGCGCGGTGGGAGCGAGTTGATGTCATTGCCGGAGACCGAAAGCTTGGCCAGCGGGTGCAGGAGGAAGCCCACAGACTAGTTGTCTCCCATCTACAATGGCATACAGAACGGAAGATTACCGCCCTCGATGTGGCGGCCGAGGCAGAGAGAGGACAGCGTCGATGAGCCTATGGCGCGACAAGCTCGCCGGTTTCTTCACCGGCTCGGAAACGAGCGGGAAACGGCTCTCCGGCACCGCGCTGTCCACTGCCCAACAGTGTTCGCTCCGTGAGGTGGAGGGCGCGCACACCTATGCTGACGACGTTCCCGTCACCGAAGACCTCCTGCCCGACCAGGAAATCCGCATCCAAACGCGGGGTCCGCAGATGGATCCCTGTTTTGAGGGGCACGATTTTACGTCGGCTCCCCCCGCTATTCCCGCCGAATTTTTACCCCGCCACATTGCGCTGGTGATGGATGGAAATGGACGTTGGGCCCAGCAGCGCGGGATGACCCGCACCGAAGGACATCGACGTGGTGAAGCGGTGCTGCTGGAGGCCTGCCGTGCCTGCCTCGAAGCGGGAGTCCCGTGGCTTTCTGCCTACGCATTCTCTACCGAAAACTGGACCCGCAGCTACGAGGAAGTTCGTTTCCTCATGAGTTTCTCCCGGGATGTCCTGCGTTGGCAGCGGGATGAACTTAATGAGATGGGGGTCCGGATTCACTGGGCAGGGCGGCGCCCCCGTTTGTGGCCGTCCGTCATTAAAGAACTCGAAATTGCGGAAGAACTTACGCGACATAACGACAAGATGCACCTCGTCATGTGTGTCAATTATGGGGGGCGAGCAGAAATTACCGATGCCGCCAATCGCCTGGCCATGGCCGTCAAGGAAGGTGTGCTTGACCCTCGCGATATCAGCGAAAAGACACTGTCTAGCCTGATGTATGTTCCCGAAATGCCGGATGTTGACCTTTTCTTTCGCCCCTCTGGAGAAAAGCGCACGAGCAACTTCCTTCTGTGGCAAAGTGCTTATGCCGAGATGGTCTACCAGGATGTGTTATTCCCGGACTTTGACCGCAGCCACCTGTGGGCAGCACTTGACGAGTACGCTCGCCGCGACCGGCGTTTTGGGGGAGTCAAAACGCCTCATAGTGGGGAGTAAGGGGGGAGTGGTGCTGTGCCGAAACAGGCTACAGGAACCGATGGTGAAGAATCTCCTCTGCATGGCACAGCGCATCGTTGACAATACCTGTGAGGTGCTCATCGACTAGAGAGTACTCATGTTCGCGGCCACGACGCGTGGACTTCACCACGCCGGCATTCTTCAGTACTCGCAAATGCTGGGACACTGCTGGCTGGGGAATATCCAGTGCTGCCACCAATTCGTGTACACAACACGGACGGTGCTGCAGCTGGACAATAATCGCGATGCGAGCAGGAGCAGTAAGAGATTGCAGAAGAGTACCGGCAGCCTCCATCACCTTTTGTGGAGGGAGTTCTGCCAGATCCTTATCCACCAAGCCAGAGGAGTGCTCTTCCGGTGCTTCTGCCATGCTACGTCCCATCTCTCAATGCTGCGGTGAGTCTGCCCGGTGACAACTCTCCTCATATCATAGCGAGCTTGGCAAGTATGTGGCGGTGAGAAGGTGTGCCACTGCTGCTCAAATGGGGTTTAGTAGTGGTGCCTGCTAAGATTTTGGCTGCAGAGACTTCCATCTGGCATGTTCAAAGGAGTTCATGGCCGTGGCCAAAAATAACCTCGTTGAGTCCGTCGCTAACCTGTGTAAACGCCGGGGCATCGTGTACCCGTGTGGTGAGATTTATGGTGGCACTCGCTCTGCGTGGGATTATGGCCCGCTGGGTGTGGAACTCAAAGACAACATTAAGCGCCAATGGTGGAACAGCATGGTCCGCAGTCGCGACAATGTCGTCGGCCTGGATTCTTCCATTATTCTGCCTCGTCAGGTTTGGGAGGCTTCCGGGCATGTCGAGGTTTTCACCGACCCGCTCGTGGAGTCCCTCTACACCCATAAGCGTTACCGGGCAGACCACCTCTTGGAAGCGTACGAAGAGAAGCACGGCCACGCCCCCGCTAACGGCTTGGCAGATGTACCGGATCCGGAAACCGGGCAGCCGGGCAACTGGACTGAGCCGAAGGCATTCTCTGGCCTCATGAAGACCTACCTAGGCCCCGTCGATGATAAAGAAGGTCTGCACTATCTGCGTCCGGAAACGGCCCAGGGTATCTTCGTCAACTACAAGAACGTCATGACAACCTCTCGTATGAAGGTTCCCTTCGGTATCGGCAATATTGGTAAGTCGTTCCGTAATGAAATCACTCCCGGTAACTTCATCTTCCGCACCCGTGAGTTTGAACAGATGGAGATGGAATTCTTCGTCAAGCCAGGAGAGGACGAAGAATGGCACCAGTACTGGATCGATGAGCGTTGGAAGTGGTACACCGACCTCGGTGTCCGGGAAGAAAACCTGCGTCTTTACGAGCACCCGAAAGAGAAGCTCTCGCACTACTCAAAGCGCACTGTCGATATTGAGTACGCTTTCCACTTCACCGGCTCCACGTGGGGCGAGCTGGAGGGTGTCGCCAACCGTACCGACTACGATCTCACGGTTCACAGCAAGCACTCTGGTGAGGACCTCTCCTTCTTTGAACAGGCCACCGGGGAACGTTTTATCCCCTATGTCATTGAGCCCGCGGCCGGTCTGACTCGCTCCCTGATGTGCTTCCTGGTAGACGCCTATGAGGAAGAGGAAATCCCGAAGGCGAATGGCAAGATTGACAAGCGTACAGTGCTGCACCTTGATCCGCGTCTAGCCCCCGTTAAGGCTGCGGTGTTGCCGTTGTCCCGTAACGAGGAGCTCAGCCCGGTGGCCCGTTGCCTCGCCAACCAGCTGCGTCAGCGGTGGAACGTCGATTTCGACGATGCCCAAGGTATTGGCAAGCGCTACCGTCGCCAGGATGAGATCGGCACTCCGTTCTGCGTCACCGTCGACTTTGACACGAAAGACGATCAGGCTGTCACCATTCGCGAACGCGATACGATGAGTCAAGAACGTGTGTCGCTCGACAACGTGGAGAACTACCTCGCTGAACGTTTGCGTGGCTGCTAGCTAACATCCCGTGCACCTTGTGGCCTCACGGAGGACAATGGGAGCAGGGCACACTTTCGAGTGCCGCGTAGTTACCTGTACACCCACTTTCGAAGGAATCGACCAGATTAGATGGATGGCGTTCTCCTGAATCAGGAGCTCGTCTTTCGAGTCATCGACTTGACGGGCGTCGTTGGCGCAGGCTGCCTAGGCGGCACTGTGGCACGCCGTCATAAGTTCGACCTGGTCGGTTTCCTTATTTTGGGAATTAGCACTGCGCTGGGTGGCGGTATTTTGCGTGACCTCATGCTCAACCTCACGCCCATTGCTCTAACCGACTATGCCTATCTGGTGGCCGCAGTTTGTGGTGTGTTTATCTCCATGGTGCTGCGCATTGACGGACGAAAGTTTTGGGTGAATCTCTTCAGTCTGGTCGACGCCATGACGATTGGGTCGTGGGCGGCGACGGGTGCCTCGAAGACGCTCGCCGCCGGGCTGGGTGTGGGTCCGGCACTTGTATTGGGCGTGATTACCGCGGTGGGTGGTGGCGTCACCCGCGATATCTTGGTGGGCCGTACCCCAGAAGTTTTCGGAGGGAATACCCTCTATGCCACCCCAGCACTCGCTGGTGCGGGTGTGGTAACCA comes from the Lawsonella clevelandensis genome and includes:
- the recO gene encoding DNA repair protein RecO — protein: MPSYRDQGLVLRHYNLGEADRIIVLFTRGHGVVRCVAKGVRRSRSRFGARLEPFTLSDVQIYPGRNLSTITEAVTVETFNARIVADYGRYTAAAAILEATERLLGEEQPNQRLFDLTVGVLGALAEGQRAPQQMVDTYLLRAMAEAGWAPELEKCAVCGVEGSHQAFHPAAGGVVCAQHRPPGSATPMSGVLDYLRALRDARWERVDVIAGDRKLGQRVQEEAHRLVVSHLQWHTERKITALDVAAEAERGQRR
- a CDS encoding isoprenyl transferase, which produces MDPCFEGHDFTSAPPAIPAEFLPRHIALVMDGNGRWAQQRGMTRTEGHRRGEAVLLEACRACLEAGVPWLSAYAFSTENWTRSYEEVRFLMSFSRDVLRWQRDELNEMGVRIHWAGRRPRLWPSVIKELEIAEELTRHNDKMHLVMCVNYGGRAEITDAANRLAMAVKEGVLDPRDISEKTLSSLMYVPEMPDVDLFFRPSGEKRTSNFLLWQSAYAEMVYQDVLFPDFDRSHLWAALDEYARRDRRFGGVKTPHSGE
- a CDS encoding ArsR/SmtB family transcription factor, producing the protein MAEAPEEHSSGLVDKDLAELPPQKVMEAAGTLLQSLTAPARIAIIVQLQHRPCCVHELVAALDIPQPAVSQHLRVLKNAGVVKSTRRGREHEYSLVDEHLTGIVNDALCHAEEILHHRFL
- a CDS encoding glycine--tRNA ligase is translated as MAVAKNNLVESVANLCKRRGIVYPCGEIYGGTRSAWDYGPLGVELKDNIKRQWWNSMVRSRDNVVGLDSSIILPRQVWEASGHVEVFTDPLVESLYTHKRYRADHLLEAYEEKHGHAPANGLADVPDPETGQPGNWTEPKAFSGLMKTYLGPVDDKEGLHYLRPETAQGIFVNYKNVMTTSRMKVPFGIGNIGKSFRNEITPGNFIFRTREFEQMEMEFFVKPGEDEEWHQYWIDERWKWYTDLGVREENLRLYEHPKEKLSHYSKRTVDIEYAFHFTGSTWGELEGVANRTDYDLTVHSKHSGEDLSFFEQATGERFIPYVIEPAAGLTRSLMCFLVDAYEEEEIPKANGKIDKRTVLHLDPRLAPVKAAVLPLSRNEELSPVARCLANQLRQRWNVDFDDAQGIGKRYRRQDEIGTPFCVTVDFDTKDDQAVTIRERDTMSQERVSLDNVENYLAERLRGC
- a CDS encoding trimeric intracellular cation channel family protein; its protein translation is MDGVLLNQELVFRVIDLTGVVGAGCLGGTVARRHKFDLVGFLILGISTALGGGILRDLMLNLTPIALTDYAYLVAAVCGVFISMVLRIDGRKFWVNLFSLVDAMTIGSWAATGASKTLAAGLGVGPALVLGVITAVGGGVTRDILVGRTPEVFGGNTLYATPALAGAGVVTMVHGIGYPGVGMIAGTITGIALCLPAQLFGWSLPVIPDWSLDSAAAEMLRKVKGDKSRRAKSHLKGLQMMEEQVHQAQMQAAEDAATSEPGDGFPADTEPPGEGPEEGTPPSPFFDKTV